One genomic segment of Komagataella phaffii GS115 chromosome 4, complete sequence includes these proteins:
- a CDS encoding Mitochondrial type 2C protein phosphatase involved in regulation of pyruvate dehydrogenase activity, translating to MLVFTVRPRVLRLLPRELIKSTSRTLKKESSSQLMLPQQGQARQASSTTRTPRKRRNMRNLNVAFVSGILVVASYVSITNQGKNYLSDTGGAAVGAASNLRNGVSGTLGAFFSTSSQEGSSQSSEKSGVFKLSDEEISARLRRMEESYTVNRGKGVVRYDVSQLPSNNPIEDDRAERMVEVRYRDTESPSDKSKAIADPGAGEVPADWMLWGVFDGHSGWNTSATLRDRLLDYVVEELSNVFRLGDRGPAARTVPSSDAIDRAIKAGFTKLDDQIVNKSVEKLFSGTPKVSAPELLMPALTGSCALVAFYDTHLRELRVALTGDSRAVLGSLGADDKWTATALTVDQTGSNPSEAARLAAEHPGEPNVVRNGRILGSLEPSRAFGDARYKWAKDIQDRVCRQFLGRTPPPALKTPPYVTAEPVVTSARIRPGKKDFLVLASDGLYELLSNEEIVGLVVRWMEKTGMVPPPSKSLKEKLLGGRGQSSTLTPVIDTSDASTKSSQRPPIRRSSQTATGSRPTYLLEDSNVATHLIRNALSDGGSPENVSMLLGIPSPLSRRYRDDLTVTVVFFGERDEVGGDTALSVQLTPDATLGLQPKPKL from the coding sequence ATGCTTGTGTTTACCGTACGCCCTAGGGTGTTGCGATTGTTACCCCGTGAATTGATTAAATCCACGAGCAggactttgaaaaaggagTCTTCTTCTCAGTTGATGTTGCCTCAACAAGGTCAAGCTCGCCAGGCAAGTAGTACAACTCGAactccaagaaaaagacgCAACATGCGCAATCTAAACGTGGCTTTTGTTTCCGGCATTTTGGTGGTTGCTTCCTACGTTTCCATCACCAATCAGGGGAAAAATTACCTTTCAGACACAGGTGGAGCTGCTGTGGGTGCTGCGAGCAACTTAAGAAACGGAGTCTCTGGAACTCTTGGAGCCTTCTTCAGTACTTCTTCGCAGGAAGGTTCATCCCAATCGTCTGAAAAGTCTGGCGTATTCAAGCTgtctgatgaagaaatttcGGCCAGGCTGAGGCGCATGGAGGAAAGTTATACAGTGAACCGTGGTAAGGGAGTAGTAAGATATGATGTCAGTCAGTTGCCAAGTAACAACCCAATCGAAGACGATCGAGCTGAACGAATGGTTGAGGTTAGATACAGAGATACCGAATCACCATCTGACAAAAGCAAGGCAATTGCTGATCCCGGTGCCGGTGAAGTGCCTGCCGACTGGATGCTGTGGGGTGTCTTCGATGGTCATTCAGGCTGGAATACTTCCGCTACTTTACGCGATCGATTACTGGATTATGTGGTAGAGGAGCTAAGTAATGTGTTCCGCTTAGGTGACCGTGGACCGGCCGCTCGTACTGTACCTTCAAGTGATGCGATTGATCGTGCCATCAAAGCCGGATTTACAAAATTGGACGATCAAATCGTAAACAAATCAGTAGAGAAATTGTTCTCGGGAACTCCCAAAGTTTCTGCTCCGGAACTGTTGATGCCTGCTTTGACAGGTTCGTGTGCATTGGTTGCATTCTATGACACTCATTTACGTGAACTCCGAGTGGCATTAACCGGTGACTCTAGAGCAGTTCTAGGGTCCTTGGGAGCTGACGACAAGTGGACTGCGACTGCTTTGACAGTCGATCAAACTGGAAGCAATCCTTCGGAGGCCGCACGATTGGCTGCTGAGCACCCAGGTGAGCCTAACGTTGTAAGAAATGGACGTATCCTGGGATCTTTAGAACCATCTCGTGCCTTTGGTGATGCTAGATACAAATGGGCAAAGGATATTCAAGATAGAGTTTGTCGTCAATTTTTGGGACGAACTCCTCCCCCTGCTTTGAAAACACCACCTTATGTCACTGCCGAGCCGGTTGTGACTTCTGCACGAATCCGCCcaggaaagaaagatttcttggttttAGCATCTGATGGACTTTATGAATTGTTATCCAACGAAGAGATTGTAGGTTTAGTCGTACGTTGGATGGAGAAAACGGGAATGGTTCCTCCACCATCCAAATCATTGAAGGAGAAATTATTGGGAGGAAGGGGTCAATCATCGACCCTGACTCCAGTTATTGATACAAGTGACGCTTCTACCAAATCGTCTCAACGTCCTCCTATCAGAAGGTCCTCTCAAACAGCAACTGGTTCTCGTCCCACTTATTTGTTGGAAGACTCTAATGTTGCTACACACTTGATTCGTAATGCTCTCAGTGATGGGGGGTCTCCAGAAAATGTATCTATGCTATTGGGAATTCCTTCTCCATTGTCTAGGCGTTATAGAGATGATCTTACTGTAACGGTGgtattctttggagaaagagatgAAGTAGGCGGCGATACGGCACTCTCGGTTCAGTTGACTCCCGATGCTACGCTTGGACTACAGCCTAAGCCAAAGCTTTAG
- a CDS encoding Ribose-5-phosphate ketol-isomerase: MSEELIEKSKKLAAFAAVNENVSKSDRIIGVGSGSTVVYVAERLGQLENKEKFIYVAFDGADEIDTNLNLIKGGGAALYQEKLVASLSRKFVVVADFRKQSPERLGHFWRKGVPIEVVPNSYVKVLKDLFKLGANSATLRDAGKAKAGPVVTDNGNFVIDADFGEIPLNKVKELDEKLIRLVGVVETGFFVDYAEKAYIGNEDGSITSLSVSVPARL, encoded by the exons ATGTCTGAGGAACTAATTGAgaagtcaaaaaaattggcTGCTTTCGCAGCAGTCAATGAAAACGTTTCGAAGTCTGACAGAATTATAGGAGTTGGGTCTGGATCCACCGTTGTCTATGTCGCCGAACGCTTGGGGCAGttggaaaataaagaaaagtttattT ACGTAGCCTTTGATGGAGctgatgaaattgacaccaacttgaatttgataaagGGAGGAGGGGCAGCGCTTTATCAAGAAAAGTTGGTGGCATCATTGTCTCGTAAATTCGTTGTGGTGGCAGATTTTCGTAAACAGTCTCCAGAAAGACTGGGTCATTTCTGGCGCAAAGGCGTTCCCATTGAGGTTGTACCCAACAGTTATGTTAAAGtattgaaagatcttttcaaactAGGAGCCAACAGCGCCACTCTGAGAGATGCTGGAAAGGCGAAAGCTGGTCCAGTGGTCACAGATAATGGTAACTTCGTCATTGATGCTGATTTTGGAGAGATTCCGTTAAATAAGGTTAAAGAGCTGGATGAAAAGCTGATACGACTGGTAGGAGTCGTCGAAACAGGTTTCTTTGTTGACTATGCTGAGAAGGCTTACATAGGCAACGAGGATGGCTCCATCACAAGCTTGTCTGTTAGTGTGCCAGCTAGATTGTAA
- a CDS encoding Glucose-repressible ADP-ribosylation factor has product MRILMLGLDNAGKTTILYKLKLGKAKNTVPTVGFNVETIKYKNLIMHTWDIGGQERIRALWRHYFSGTDALIYVVDSADQSRLSDAKNELLKVISDKELAGCYIAVLANKQDLPNALTPTELIDQMGLKELTSHNWCVIPTVAINGTGLTEALSWISTNALS; this is encoded by the exons ATGAGAATCCTCATGTTAGGACTGGATAACGCTGGGAAAACGA CTATTCTATACAAACTAAAGTTGGGTAAGGCAAAAAACACCGTGCCAACTGTTGGTTTCAATGTGGAAACGATAAAATACAAAAACCTGATAATGCATACCTGGGATATTGGAGGACAGGAACGTATCAGAGCGTTATGGCGTCATTATTTCTCAGGTACAGATGCCCTTATCTACGTGGTTGACTCTGCCGACCAAAGCAGATTGTCAGATGCAAAGAATGAGCTACTGAAGGTGATTAGCGACAAGGAATTGGCCGGATGTTACATCGCTGTGCTAGCCAATAAACAGGACTTACCAAACGCGTTAACTCCTACCGAATTGATTGACCAAATGGGTCTTAAAGAACTAACTTCACATAACTGGTGTGTCATCCCTACTGTGGCTATCAATGGTACTGGTCTTACCGAGGCTTTGAGTTGGATATCAACCAATGCCTTAAGCTGA
- a CDS encoding 40S ribosomal protein S7 produces MSSAKILNEEPTELELQVAQSFVDLEANSPDLKADLRPLQFNSIKEIETESGKTAIVIFVPVPLLTAFHKVQIKLTRELEKKFPDRHVVFLAERKITPKIPRGPKVVQKRPRSRTVKVVHEKILEDLVFPTEIIGKRIRYLVGGDQITKVLLDSKDSSNIDYKLDSFQAVYGKLTGKQVVFEIPSETL; encoded by the coding sequence ATGTCATCAGCCAAAATCCTGAACGAAGAGCCCACTGAGTTGGAGCTGCAAGTCGCCCAATCATTTGTTGACTTGGAAGCTAACTCCCCAGACTTAAAGGCTGACTTGAGACCTTTGCAATTCAACTCCATCAAGGAGATTGAGACTGAGAGCGGAAAGACTGCCATCGTAATCTTTGTACCAGTTCCTCTGTTGACTGCTTTCCACAAGGTACAAATCAAGTTGACCAGAgagttggagaagaagttCCCTGACCGCCATGTCGTTTTCTTGGCTGAGAGAAAGATCACCccaaagattccaagaGGACCAAAGGTTGTCCAGAAGAGACCTAGATCTAGAACCGTCAAGGTCGTTCACGAGAAGATTTTGGAGGACTTGGTTTTCCCAACCGAGATTATCGGTAAGAGAATCAGATACTTGGTCGGTGGTGACCAAATCACCAAAGTTTTGCTTGACTCCAAGGACTCTTCCAACATTGACTACAAGCTTGACTCTTTCCAGGCTGTCTACGGTAAGCTGACTGGTAAGCAAGTTGTCTTCGAGATCCCAAGTGAAACTTTATAA
- a CDS encoding Ribose-5-phosphate ketol-isomerase, whose amino-acid sequence MYRRFLSKATTRTMSSLVEQSKKLAAYKAVDENLKDSHSVVGVGSGSTVVYVAERLGQLEHKSSFVCIPTGFQSKELILSNGLRLGSVEEYSSIDIAFDGADEIDSQLNLIKGGGACLMQEKLVASCSKQLFIVADYRKRSPEKLGHAWRQGVPIEVVPAAYNKVLNDLKNLEGYKSAKVRYGGTFKAGPVVTDNSMFIIDADFGEIPVEKVSTLHSQIKGLVGVLETGLFANMTTAAYIGNEDGSVATLTL is encoded by the coding sequence ATGTACCGAAGATTTCTTTCCAAGGCTACAACCCGTACAATGTCATCCCTTGTAGAACAGTCAAAAAAACTTGCGGCTTACAAAGCCGTAGATGAAAACCTTAAAGACTCACATTCAGTGGTTGGTGTTGGATCTGGCTCTACCGTGGTCTACGTGGCTGAACGTCTAGGGCAATTGGAGCACAAATCGTCATTTGTCTGTATTCCCACAGGATTCCAGTCCAAAGAGCTGATCTTAAGCAATGGGCTAAGATTAGGATCTGTTGAAGAGTACTCCAGTATAGATATTGCATTTGACGGGGCTGATGAAATCGACTCCCAACTGAATTTGATCAAGGGGGGTGGGGCTTGCTTAATGCAAGAAAAACTGGTAGCTTCCTGTTCGAAACAACTATTCATCGTCGCAGACTATAGAAAGAGATCTCCTGAAAAGCTGGGCCATGCATGGCGCCAGGGTGTTCCCATTGAAGTCGTTCCGGCTGCTTATAACAAGGTATTGAACgacttgaaaaatttggagGGCTACAAGTCTGCAAAAGTTAGGTACGGGGGAACCTTCAAAGCTGGTCCAGTGGTAACTGACAACAGTATGTTTATCATCGATGCTGATTTTGGTGAAATTCCTGTTGAGAAAGTTTCAACCTTGCATTCCCAGATTAAGGGCTTAGTAGGAGTGTTGGAAACGGGCCTATTTGCGAATATGACCACTGCTGCTTACATCGGCAATGAAGATGGTTCAGTTGCCACCTTAACTTTGTaa
- a CDS encoding SH3 domain protein implicated in the regulation of actin polymerization, whose product MDLSIGNELKDSFDETNKWVKGGIEWLSDVEEFYRTRASIEKEYSSKLLALSNDFIKRKLKVSTSLSVGETPTITPGSLEAASMVAWTEVLTRTEEIAKHRKDFSRSLEKKVLLELESIRSKYDSIRHQWKEFNEKIVVDRDHYYSEVDKAKKEYDSSCQIMEQTRQKTERSSSEKAQKKYKEKEIDMNILKNTYLIKINVANRLKDKYFYQDLPEILDGLQDLNESRVSRLNNILLTTTALEKSCNEKVNECLNAMDVVIKQNVPSLDTAMFIKHNLKDWKEPQDFYYIPSSIWHDDESMVTEPAEMNHLRIQLSTANAKYEKFVKTCETEKQILEEVLLKKKGLKEKYITGDELISKEEGYKYDELLMKYLKTLQNFTQDDVIRVVAEVEMETIQSSSDGNDLTAPIHEEKKSKRFGLFGKKTRHYTVPDTSDITSVHSNTNTMLSRSSTTTFSKARLFGSLLKSNTTTDSGSNAKALYDYEANGDDEVSISQGETFNVVNFDTDGSGWTEITKSSGEKGLVPTSYIETLESKASKIPPKVAPRRGAKKVQYLEALFDYEAAGDDELTIHAGDKIELITDDTDGWTEGKLNNVAGLFPSSYVKKL is encoded by the coding sequence ATGGATTTAAGTATTGGTAACGAATTAAAGGATTCGTTCGATGAGACGAATAAATGGGTGAAGGGAGGAATTGAATGGCTAAGCGATGTGGAGGAGTTCTATCGAACCAGAGCCTCAATAGAAAAGGAGTACTCCTCTAAACTACTGGCCTTATCCaatgatttcatcaagCGAAAGCTCAAAGTTTCCACGAGTTTAAGTGTGGGAGAAACCCCTACAATTACTCCTGGTTCTTTGGAAGCCGCATCAATGGTTGCGTGGACAGAGGTATTAACTCGCACTGAAGAGATTGCAAAACATAGAAAGGATTTCTCAAGAAGTCTGGAGAAGAAAGTACTTTTGGAACTGGAAAGCATTCGTTCGAAATATGACAGCATTAGACATCAATGGAAGGAGTTCAATGAGAaaattgttgttgatagAGACCACTACTACTCTGAAGTTGATAAAGCTAAAAAGGAGTATGATAGCTCTTGTCAGATTATGGAACAAACGAGGCAGAAAACAGAGAGAAGTTCCAGtgaaaaagctcaaaagaaatacaaagagaaagaaattgacatgaatattttgaagaatacgtatcttatcaaaatcaacGTGGCGAATCGCTTAAAGGACAAGTATTTTTACCAGGATCTTCCTGAGATCTTGGATGGCTTGCAAGATCTAAACGAATCTCGAGTATCTCGACTGAATAACATATTGCTAACAACCACTGCACTGGAGAAGTCATGCAACGAAAAGGTCAACGAATGTCTCAACGCTATGGATGTGGTGATAAAACAAAACGTTCCAAGTTTGGACACCGCCATGTTTATAAAGCATAACTTGAAGGACTGGAAGGAACCACAGGATTTCTATTATATCCCTTCAAGCATTTGGCACGACGACGAGTCCATGGTCACTGAGCCAGCAGAAATGAATCATCTGCGTATACAACTAAGCACAGCGAATGCTAAGTATGAAAAGTTTGTCAAAACATGTGAGACCGAAAAGCAGATACTGGAGgaagttttgttgaagaagaaagggCTTAAAGAGAAATATATCACCGGCGATGAGTTAATCTCTAAGGAAGAGGGTTACAAGTATGACGAGTTGTTaatgaaatatttgaagaCCTTGCAGAATTTCACTCAGGACGATGTAATTAGAGTTGTCGCTGAAGTCGAAATGGAGACAATCCAGTCTTCAAGTGATGGAAATGATTTAACTGCTCCGATTcatgaagagaaaaaatccaaaagatttggGTTGTTTGGGAAAAAGACTAGACATTACACCGTGCCAGACACCTCGGATATCACAAGTGTTCATAGTAACACCAATACAATGCTTTCCCGGTCGTCCACAACAACTTTCAGCAAAGCAAGGTTGTTTGGGTCGCTACTAAAATCCAATACAACCACTGATTCCGGAAGCAATGCGAAGGCTCTCTATGATTATGAAGCCAATGGTGATGACGAGGTAAGTATTTCTCAAGGAGAAACTTTTAATGTGGTTAACTTTGATACGGACGGATCAGGGTGGACAGAAATCACCAAGTCTAGTGGCGAAAAAGGACTGGTGCCTACTTCTTATATTGAGACTTTAGAAAGCAAGGCATCCAAGATTCCTCCAAAAGTTGCACCCAGACGAGGAGCCAAAAAGGTTCAATATTTGGAGGCATTGTTCGATTATGAAGCTGCTGGAGATGACGAACTAACCATCCATGCCGGGGACAAGATAGAATTGATAACCGATGATACTGATGGTTGGACCGAAGGAAAATTAAATAACGTAGCTGGACTTTTCCCCAGTTCCTATGTCAAGAAGTTATAG
- a CDS encoding ADP/ATP carrier protein — translation MADNNKSNFFVDFMMGGVSAAVSKTAAAPIERVKLLIQNQDEMLKQGRLAKKYDGIAECFKRTAADEGIASFWRGNTANVIRYFPTQALNFAFKDKFKAMFGFKKDEGWWKWLAGNLASGGLAGATSLFFVYSLDYARTRLANDAKASKGSGERQFNGLIDVYKKTLATDGIAGLYRGFLPSVVGIVVYRGLYFGLYDSLKPIVLVGPLEGSFLASFLLGWTVTTGASTASYPLDTVRRRMMMTSGQAVKYNGAFDAFRKIVAAEGIKSLFKGCGANILRGVAGAGVISMYDQLQMIMFGKKFK, via the coding sequence ATGGCTGACAACAACAAGTCTAACTTCTTCGTCGACTTCATGATGGGTGGTGTTTCCGCCGCCGTCTCCAAGACCGCTGCTGCTCCAATTGAGAGAGTCAAGCTTCTTATCCAGAACCAAGATGAGATGCTTAAGCAGGGCCGTCTTGCTAAGAAGTACGATGGTATCGCTGAATGTTTCAAGAGAACCGCTGCTGATGAGGGTATTGCTTCTTTCTGGAGAGGTAACACTGCTAACGTTATTCGTTATTTCCCAACTCAAGCTCTGAACTTTGCTTTCAAGGACAAATTCAAGGCTATGTTCGGtttcaagaaggatgagGGATGGTGGAAGTGGTTGGCCGGTAACCTTGCTTCCGGTGGTTTGGCTGGTGCCACTTCTTTGTTCTTCGTTTACTCTTTGGATTACGCCAGAACCAGATTGGCTAACGATGCCAAGGCTTCCAAGGGTTCCGGTGAGCGTCAATTCAACGGTTTGATCGATGTCTACAAGAAGACTTTGGCTACTGATGGTATTGCTGGTTTGTACAGAGGTTTCTTGCCTTCCGTTGTTGGTATTGTTGTTTACCGTGGTTTGTACTTCGGTTTGTACGACTCTTTGAAGCCAATCGTTTTGGTTGGTCCTCTTGAAGGTTCTTTCTTGGCTTCCTTCCTGTTGGGTTGGACCGTTACTACTGGTGCTTCTACTGCTTCTTACCCATTGGACACtgttagaagaagaatgatgatgacCTCTGGTCAAGCCGTTAAGTACAACGGTGCTTTCGACGCTTTCAGAAAGATCGTTGCTGCTGAGGGtatcaaatctttgttcaagGGTTGTGGTGCTAACATCCTGAGAGGTGTCGCTGGTGCCGGTGTTATCTCCATGTACGACCAATTGCAAATGATTATGTTCGGAAAGAAGTTCAAATAA
- a CDS encoding Vacuolar cation channel, whose product MSQDSERAAHYYGTPTARQNLRIALNLKQVIDRAIIIPAEIHEITRPDSTLLNANVVEAVYNAAGGVGKGKEGTSSRKYRSALPFCLLKVSEWYMQLADMELSAAQLHESRSVAAQQLSKIIIEQQQDERYLFIAMLTRRFTINLNTEDSYPQNVLELSVDMHSTMIISSSGYQRCVTWIWRGWIIQSRENPLSYVLYDGVNDTRFLSHFNPDRIRTPQYQNILEILFSIVYLILYTFIVNTEASASIDFFELCFYIFTLGYVVDEIVKVYHIGSNYIQFWNAFNDTMYALLSVSIMFRIMAVRAGSPVNMNKFDTISYRLLSCAAPFMWTRLLLFLDVNKFVGTMIVVIKVMMKESAIFFFLLTVILVGFLQGFLGLDQADGRRDATTKILSVLVHTVIGGPDFQSFNKFAPPYAQILYYVFTFFITVILLNILIALYSTAYSEIVDNSTNEYLALVAQKTLRYVRAPDENVYVAPYNLVEFFILPLQWLVQPSTYHSINKAVMTIIYLPLILYVASEEVKIAKRVNYNRGRNLPDDANEHDTEWSLTDGFDDDTDAEEAEQQINENLSVQLQAELEDPEFQAGRKEWLRSVQRLVPPIHESSKMGVSLETYDVMKKLETLTALVGQLVEDNKELRQQLLEKK is encoded by the coding sequence ATGAGTCAAGACAGCGAAAGGGCAGCGCATTACTATGGTACTCCTACTGCTAGGCAGAATCTGCGTATTGCtctgaatctgaaacaGGTTATCGATAGGGCGATTATCATTCCTGCTGAGATCCACGAGATAACGCGTCCTGACAGTACTTTGCTAAACGCTAATGTTGTTGAAGCTGTTTACAATGCAGCTGGTGGAGTGGGCAAGGGCAAAGAGGGAACTTCTTCTAGAAAATATAGAAGTGCTTTGCCTTTTTGTCTTCTCAAAGTCAGTGAATGGTATATGCAGTTGGCTGATATGGAGCTGTCTGCTGCTCAACTACATGAGTCACGAAGTGTTGCTGCTCAGCAGTTGTCAAAAATAATCATTGAACAGCAACAGGATGAACGATATTTGTTCATTGCTATGTTGACTCGTCGGTTTACAATTAATCTCAACACCGAAGACAGCTATCCCCAGAATGTTTTGGAGCTGAGTGTAGACATGCATTCTACTATGATAATCAGTTCGTCTGGTTACCAACGATGTGTCACCTGGATTTGGAGAGGTTGGATAATACAATCTAGAGAAAACCCACTATCATACGTCTTATACGATGGAGTCAACGATACTCGTTTCCTATCTCACTTCAACCCCGACAGGATTAGGACACCTCAATACCAGAACATTCTGgagattttgttttcaattgtttaCTTGATCTTGTACACCTTTATAGTGAACACAGAAGCAAGCGCCTccattgatttttttgagctGTGTTTTTACATCTTCACTCTTGGTTATGTTGTGGATGAAATCGTGAAAGTGTACCATATTGGATCCAATTACATTCAGTTTTGGAATGCATTCAATGACACGATGTACGCCTTGCTCTCGGTTTCTATAATGTTCCGTATCATGGCAGTACGTGCTGGTTCTCCAGTTAACATGAATAAGTTTGATACAATTTCCTACCGATTGCTATCGTGCGCAGCCCCGTTCATGTGGACTAGATTATTGTTGTTCTTGGACGTGAACAAGTTTGTCGGAACAATGATTGTGGTTATTAAGGTTATGATGAAGGAGTCtgcaatcttttttttcctacTGACTGTGATTTTAGTTGGTTTTCTGCAAGGTTTCCTTGGTCTAGACCAAGCAGACGGTCGTAGAGATGCCACTACCAAGATATTGTCTGTATTAGTTCATACCGTCATTGGTGGACCAGATTTCCAGAGCTTTAACAAATTTGCTCCTCCCTATGCGCAAATTTTGTATTACGTCTTTACATTTTTCATCACAGTAATCTTGCTGAACATCCTGATTGCACTTTACAGCACTGCCTACAGCGAGATTGTGGACAACTCTACCAACGAATATCTGGCACTTGTTGCTCAGAAGACTTTGCGATATGTGAGAGCTCCTGACGAGAATGTATACGTTGCACCATACAACTTAgttgagtttttcattttACCTCTTCAGTGGCTTGTTCAACCTTCAACTTATCACTCTATCAATAAGGCGGTTATGACCATTATCTATTTGCCGTTGATATTGTATGTTGCCTCTGAAGAGGTCAAGATTGCCAAGCGTGTGAATTACAATAGGGGACGAAACTTGCCTGATGATGCCAACGAACATGATACAGAGTGGAGTTTGACAGATGGTTTTGACGACGACACAGACgcagaagaagctgaacaaCAAATTAACGAAAATCTCTCTGTACAGCTTCAAGCGGAACTGGAGGATCCGGAATTTCAAGCTGGCCGCAAAGAATGGCTGCGATCAGTGCAACGTCTGGTCCCACCAATCCACGAAAGCTCAAAGATGGGAGTTTCTTTAGAGACCTATGATGTTATGAAAAAACTAGAAACGCTAACAGCACTGGTGGGACAATTAGTTGAAGATAACAAAGAGCTACGGCAGCAATTgttagaaaagaaataa